The Arachis ipaensis cultivar K30076 chromosome B07, Araip1.1, whole genome shotgun sequence genome includes a window with the following:
- the LOC110264523 gene encoding basic leucine zipper 34-like, which translates to MENTEMENNVVGATTGNERLSDQTNPKHYKNVHTIIGDCGHGDTNSSYPQFSKGISVCNPNNGPDDQLVQFAELILGPNKFDPNMDPKKINKMISNRLSAQRSRQRKVRYLLNLEEQMKIFQVMMISII; encoded by the exons ATGGAGAACACTGAAATGGAAAACAATGTGGTTGGAGCTACAACTGGGAACGAGCGATTGAGTGATCAAACCAATCCAAAACACTATAAAAATGTGCACACTATTATTGGAGATTGTGGCCATGGTGACACTAATTCTTCTTATCCCCAATTTTCCAAGGGTATTAGTGTTTGCAACCCTAATAATGGTCCAGATGATCAGCTAGTCCAATTTGCTGAACTCATTTTAGGACCTAATAAGTTTGATCCAAACATGGATCCTAAGAAAATCAACAA AATGATCTCGAATCGGCTCTCTGCACAGAGATCTAGACAAAGGAAAGTTCGATATCTACTCAATTTAGAAGAGCAAATGAAAATTTTTCAGGTTATGATGATTTCCATAATATAA